One genomic window of Euleptes europaea isolate rEulEur1 chromosome 8, rEulEur1.hap1, whole genome shotgun sequence includes the following:
- the NRSN1 gene encoding neurensin-1: protein MSAYADICASNQAQQGTAENNYQRYGVRSYLHQFYEDCTASIWEYDDDFQIQRSPSRWSSAFWKVGLISGTVFMLIGIVVLMVGFLVPPKIEALGVEDFVVVDTRAVQFNRALDVCKLAGAILFCLGGTTMAACLLMSAFAKSYSKEEKYLQQKFKERIADMKAHTHPVTKAPAPGESKIPVTLSKIQNVQPLSET, encoded by the exons ATGAGTGCTTATGCTGACATCTGTGCATCCAACCAGGCACAGCAAGGTACTGCGGAGAATAACTACCAGCGCTATGGCGTTCGCTCTTACCTGCACCAGTTTTACGAGGACTGCACAGCATCCATTTGGGAGTATGACGATGATTTTCAGATCCAGAGATCGCCCAGCAGGTGGAGCTCTGCATTCTGGAAG gtcGGACTCATCTCAGGGACAGTGTTTATGCTGATAGGGATCGTTGTTCTTATGGTCGGTTTTCTGGTGCCCCCCAAAATTGAAGCCCTGGGTGTTGAAGATTTCGTAGTGGTGGATACACGTGCTGTTCAGTTTAACAGAGCCCTTGATGTGTGTAAGTTGGCAGGAGCCATTTTGTTTTGCCTTGGAGGGACCACGATGGCGGCTTGCCTGCTAATGTCCGCGTTTGCCAAAAGCTACTCCAAAGAAGAAAAGTACCTACAGCAGAAATTTAAAGAGCGAATAGCAGACATGAaagcccacacacacccagtcacaAAAGCCCCAGCACCTGGGGAATCCAAGATACCTGTCACTCTGTCCAAAATTCAAAATGTCCAGCCATTATCCGAAACCTGA